The proteins below are encoded in one region of Oncorhynchus masou masou isolate Uvic2021 chromosome 15, UVic_Omas_1.1, whole genome shotgun sequence:
- the LOC135555754 gene encoding probable phosphatase phospho1 isoform X2 codes for MAANSATPPSDRRFLIIFDFDETIVNESSDDVVVQAAPGQNLPAWLKDTYRPGHYNEYMQRVLAYMAEKGVPESAIRSVIEKIPASPGMLALFQFLHHRPPQDFEVVLVSDANTFFIESWLRRVGARQLFVKIFTNPATFDKDGRLVLRPFHSHSCLRCPENMCKQVILRDYVMRRTQERGRPFQRVFYVGDGANDFCPSLILGPRDTAFARRDYPMHQLITEIHEARPGEFKAVTVPWASGDDVVERLRKHAEEK; via the coding sequence ATGGCCGCCAACTCCGCAACACCCCCCTCTGACAGGCGCTTCCTCATCATCTTCGACTTTGACGAGACCATTGTGAATGAGAGCAGTGATGATGTGGTGGTGCAGGCAGCACCAGGGCAGAACCTCCCCGCCTGGCTGAAGGACACATACCGGCCGGGCCACTACAACGAGTACATGCAGCGCGTGCTAGCCTACATGGCAGAGAAGGGCGTGCCCGAGAGCGCCATCCGCTCTGTCATCGAGAAGATCCCCGCCTCTCCTGGCATGCTGGCCCTGTTCCAGTTCCTCCACCACCGCCCTCCGCAGGACTTTGAGGTGGTTCTGGTGTCTGATGCCAACACCTTCTTCATCGAGTCCTGGCTGCGCCGCGTTGGGGCCCGCCAGCTCTTCGTCAAGATCTTCACCAACCCTGCCACCTTCGACAAGGATGGCCGGCTGGTGCTGCGCCCCTTCCACTCCCACAGCTGCCTGCGCTGCCCGGAGAACATGTGCAAGCAGGTGATCTTGAGGGACTATGTGATGAGGCGGACGCAGGAGCGTGGGCGGCCGTTCCAGAGGGTATTTTACGTGGGCGATGGGGCCAACGACTTCTGCCCGTCACTGATCCTGGGCCCCCGGGACACGGCGTTCGCCCGGCGGGACTACCCCATGCACCAGCTGATCACTGAGATCCACGAGGCCAGGCCGGGGGAGTTCAAGGCTGTCACTGTGCCATGGGCCAGTGGGGATGATGTGGTGGAGCGACTCAGGAAGCACGCAGAGGAGAAATAA
- the LOC135555754 gene encoding probable phosphatase phospho1 isoform X1: MNCFGSPPGEDVTPPRSRRSANNMAANSATPPSDRRFLIIFDFDETIVNESSDDVVVQAAPGQNLPAWLKDTYRPGHYNEYMQRVLAYMAEKGVPESAIRSVIEKIPASPGMLALFQFLHHRPPQDFEVVLVSDANTFFIESWLRRVGARQLFVKIFTNPATFDKDGRLVLRPFHSHSCLRCPENMCKQVILRDYVMRRTQERGRPFQRVFYVGDGANDFCPSLILGPRDTAFARRDYPMHQLITEIHEARPGEFKAVTVPWASGDDVVERLRKHAEEK, from the coding sequence ATGAACTGCTTTGGCTCTCCCCCAGGCGAGGACGTTACCCCCCCACGTTCCAGACGCTCTGCAAACAACATGGCCGCCAACTCCGCAACACCCCCCTCTGACAGGCGCTTCCTCATCATCTTCGACTTTGACGAGACCATTGTGAATGAGAGCAGTGATGATGTGGTGGTGCAGGCAGCACCAGGGCAGAACCTCCCCGCCTGGCTGAAGGACACATACCGGCCGGGCCACTACAACGAGTACATGCAGCGCGTGCTAGCCTACATGGCAGAGAAGGGCGTGCCCGAGAGCGCCATCCGCTCTGTCATCGAGAAGATCCCCGCCTCTCCTGGCATGCTGGCCCTGTTCCAGTTCCTCCACCACCGCCCTCCGCAGGACTTTGAGGTGGTTCTGGTGTCTGATGCCAACACCTTCTTCATCGAGTCCTGGCTGCGCCGCGTTGGGGCCCGCCAGCTCTTCGTCAAGATCTTCACCAACCCTGCCACCTTCGACAAGGATGGCCGGCTGGTGCTGCGCCCCTTCCACTCCCACAGCTGCCTGCGCTGCCCGGAGAACATGTGCAAGCAGGTGATCTTGAGGGACTATGTGATGAGGCGGACGCAGGAGCGTGGGCGGCCGTTCCAGAGGGTATTTTACGTGGGCGATGGGGCCAACGACTTCTGCCCGTCACTGATCCTGGGCCCCCGGGACACGGCGTTCGCCCGGCGGGACTACCCCATGCACCAGCTGATCACTGAGATCCACGAGGCCAGGCCGGGGGAGTTCAAGGCTGTCACTGTGCCATGGGCCAGTGGGGATGATGTGGTGGAGCGACTCAGGAAGCACGCAGAGGAGAAATAA